The DNA sequence TCAGGGACCCGAGTGAATGTCAAGATGGAATACTTTGAAAATGGGGGAGGAGCCGTGGCAAATCTTCGTTGGGAAAGCGCCTCCCAGATAGATGAGGTCATTCCTTCCAACTTCCTATTTCCCAAGCCGGGATTGCTGGAGCAGGTCATTGCCGATCCAGGAGTGGCGGATAAATTGATTACCGATCCTGCCTTCGATATCGCAACAACCGCTTCCAGTGGCCTTCCTGTGCAGTATGCGCTTTTGTCGGGTCCCGCTATGTTGACGGGATCTTTGGTGACGCTGACGGGAATTGAGGGCATTGTCCAGATCGAAATCACACAAGTAGGCGATGATTTCTATGGTCCGGCCGATCCCCTGCTTGTGGAGTTTGAGGTGTTCGATCCGCTCAACTTTGGAGGCGGCGCCCAAGGTAATTACTTCGATGGAGTAAATTTCGATACCCCGATCCTCACAAGGATTGACGCTGAGATAGATTTCGGCTGGGGCACTGGTTCGCCCGATGTCAATGTCCCCATCAATAATTTCTCTATTAGATGGACAGGATTCATCGAGGCAGCATATTCAGAGACTTATACATTCAGATCACACACGGATGATGGGGTGAGGTTGATCATCGATGAAGATACGATCATCGAGCAGTGGATCCCGCAAGCACCGACCAGCCATACCGGAAATATTGCCCTGACTGCTGGAGACAAGGTGCCTTTCGTGATGGAGTACTATGAAGCTGGAGGAGGTGCGGAAGCGAGACTGTATTGGTCGAGTCCAAGTGTTGCGGAGGAGATTGTTCCCCAAGCTGCGCTCTTTGCACCGGAGGAGGAGACTTTCCCGGTAGAATGGTCAGACTTTACGGCTACTTACGAGAATGAGCGTGTGGATCTGAGGTGGATTACCGCCAGCGAAAATAACTCCGACAAGTTCCTGGTGGAGCGTGCGGGACTGGATGCAGAGTTCGATGTCGTAGGCGAGGTCGATGCGCAAGGCTATTCTGCTGGTCCTTCAGCCTACCAATTGTTTGACCTTGATCCGTTGCTGGGTTGGAACTACTACCGGATTCATCAGGTGGATCTGGATGGTGCTTCCTCATACTCCGAGGTGGAACAAGTATTGGTTCGCGATCTGCCCATTGTGGCTTTCCCGAATCCCGTTGTTGCAGGAGCTGATCTTTACGTGAATCTCGGGACAGATTTGATTCAACCTGTGAATTTGACCCTCTACACCACAGGAGGGAAACTGATCGCCGGGAGACAGTTTGCCCGGCAGGAGTTTCAACCCATCTTGGCGATGGCACTCCCGGACAATCTAGCTGTGGGTACCTACATCCTCAATGTCGAGCTGGGCAGTCAGGTGCATCATGTGCAGGTGTTGGTGAGATAGAGGTGGATGAATGATCATTTCAAGAACTCCCTTCATGCTTCGGTGTGGAGGGAGCTCTGTTTTTGGAGAAAAGTAATTTTTTTACCGTGCCAGAATGAGCGATTTGGTGAAAAGTTTCCATATAGAGCCAAGTTGGGGGTTGTTCAAGTTGCTGAATGTTAGGTGTTTATAAATTTGTAATTCGACACTTTTTCCGTGCAAATACGCATGGGTACGTATAAATGCCTGAATGTTAGTCTGATAGGTCAAGTTGTTGGGATTTATCGCATGTTGGGCTCCCAAACATATTCAGCATGCAATCGCGGTACATATCTTTATTGACAGACTTTGGATTTAAGAAGCTTTTAGGCGAGGAAGCACGTATGGACTTGCTGGTTCATTTTTTGAATGCGATGCTCCCGAATCAGCCTCCTAGTAAGCGAGTTGTCCTTCACCCCAATGAACATAGGTGGGAGACGGCAAATGAAAGAATGGCTGTATTCGATCTCTATGCCTCGAATGAGCGAGGGGACCGGATCATATTGGAGGTTCAGCAAAAGCCTAAGGAGCACTTCAAAAAGCGGGCGGTTTATTATATGATATTTCCGTTGGCGGAACAGGCTGAAAAGGGACGAGCATGGGGGTTCAACTTTCAGGGAGTGAGCTTGTTAAGTATGTTGGATTTTGAGCTTGAAAGGCGATTGCCAGACAAATATCACCATCTGGTTCAGTTTCGGTATTTAGAGGATGATTTAGTATTTTTAGAAGAGATGACCTTGGTCTTTGTGGAGCTCCCCAAATTCACCAAGCAGGTCAATGAACTTAAAACCGATCTGGACCGTTGGCTGTATCTTTTCAGGTATCTTCATCACTTAGACGAGATCCCAGAAACCTTTAAACGCGAGCCATTCATGAAACTTTTTCAAGCCGCAGAAATCGCCAAAATGTCTCAAGCAGAACGGGCCGCGTACCACGCAAGCCTGAAACGGTATCGTGACTATCAAAATCAATTGGCGTACGCGGATTCCCAAGGCCAAGAGCAAGGCCGAAAAGAAGGCCGAAAAGAAGGTCGGAAACAGGGTCGAGAACAAGGGCGTTTGGAGGTTTTGGAGGAAGGATTCAAAATGGGCTTGGATATTCGCGTGCTAAGTGGGCTCGTTGGGATGGACCTTGCAAAGGTGCTTGATAGACGAGAAGCATGGTTGGAGCAGCATTCGGGAGAATGTTCTGCCTGTTCACAGTAGCCACCTGAATGAATGTCTAGCGCTATCTTTTCTATCTTTGGGGCATTTTCCTAGTTTCGAGGTCAATTCCCCAAGCCTTTACCGTCATGTGGCCGC is a window from the Pontibacter sp. G13 genome containing:
- a CDS encoding Rpn family recombination-promoting nuclease/putative transposase → MQSRYISLLTDFGFKKLLGEEARMDLLVHFLNAMLPNQPPSKRVVLHPNEHRWETANERMAVFDLYASNERGDRIILEVQQKPKEHFKKRAVYYMIFPLAEQAEKGRAWGFNFQGVSLLSMLDFELERRLPDKYHHLVQFRYLEDDLVFLEEMTLVFVELPKFTKQVNELKTDLDRWLYLFRYLHHLDEIPETFKREPFMKLFQAAEIAKMSQAERAAYHASLKRYRDYQNQLAYADSQGQEQGRKEGRKEGRKQGREQGRLEVLEEGFKMGLDIRVLSGLVGMDLAKVLDRREAWLEQHSGECSACSQ